One genomic region from Pecten maximus chromosome 5, xPecMax1.1, whole genome shotgun sequence encodes:
- the LOC117327849 gene encoding integumentary mucin C.1-like: MDMSKLPGLVVLWIWMMTDFIGSSPSGPRGYRWSDWQPCSTGCTSANMRFRICEYQNNNGQSQCTPGVREEDIDPNVPLVADEITTTTETTTTTEVSTTTTVSETTTTTEVATTTTEVPTTTTVSETTTTTPSETTTTTASETTTTTEVPTTTTEVATTTTPSETTTTTASETTTTTEVPTTTTVSETTTATTSETMTPTMSILSVDTTTKTGNATTALSTVTVYDVTLVGSSPNTSCMCECYQIMWSAGGLNLTDEEAEKLIAELRQQLAVNVSQLSSTIRKKISVPDDRMSSAAMGYISGIVLALIAFVVIGGDVIVLIRRLGG, encoded by the exons ATGGACATGTCAAAACTACCCGGATTAGTGGTATTGTGGATATGGATGATGACGGATTTTATag GAAGTTCTCCATCAGGTCCGCGAGGCTATCGCTGGAGTGATTGGCAGCCGTGCAGTACGGGATGTACGAGTGCCAACATGCGATTCCGAATCTGtgaatatcaaaacaacaaCGGCCAATCACAATGCACTCCTGGTGTAAGAGAGGAAG ATATCGATCCAAATGTTCCACTAGTTGCTGATGAAATCACCACAACAACTgaaacaactaccacaacaGAAGTATCAACTACCACAACGGTAAGTgaaacaactaccacaacagaagtagcaactaccaCAACAGAAGTaccaacaaccacaacagtAAGTgaaacaacaaccacaacaccaagTGAAACAACTACTACAACAGCAAGTgaaacaactaccacaacaGAAGTACCAACTACCACAACAGAAGTAgcaacaaccacaacaccaagtgaaacaactaccacaacaGCAAGTgaaacaactaccacaacaGAAGTACCAACTACCACAACAGTAAGTGAAACAACAACCGCAACAACAAGTGAAACAATGACCCCAACAATGAGCATACTAAGTGTTGATACCACAACCAAAACAGGCAATGCAACAACAGCTTTAAGCACAGTAACCGTTTATGATGTAACTCTGGTTGGGAGTAGTCCAAATACAAGTTGTATGTGTGAATGTTACCAAATAATGTGGTCGGCGGGCGGTTTAAATCTGACTGATGAGGAGGCTGAGAAATTAATTGCTGAACTACGACAACAGCTAGCCGTTAACGTTTCACAACTGTCCTCAACGATCAGAAAGAAAATAAGTGTACCCGACGATCGCATGTCATCAGCCGCCATGGGTTATATCAGTGGAATAGTTTTGGCATTGATAGCTTTCGTTGTGATTGGTGGTGACGTGATTGTCTTAATTAGACGGCTAGGAGGATAG
- the LOC117328423 gene encoding pectinesterase inhibitor 10-like yields MSPTDMSPTDLSPTDMPPTDISPTDMSPTDMSPTDMSPTDMSPTDMSPTDMSPTDMSPTDMLPTDMSPTDMSATDILHTDMLPTDMSPTDLSPTDMSPTDRSPTDMSPTDMSPTDMPPTDMSPTDMSPTYMSPTDMSPTDMLPSDMSRTGMSPTGMSRTGMSPTGMSRTGMSPTGMSRTGMSPTDMSPTHNVTYRHQNILKLLNPSQNSLRSSVNGSQMYPKS; encoded by the exons ATGTCACCTACAGACATGTCACCTACAGACCTGTCACCTACAGACATGCCACCTACAGACATCTCACCCACAGACATGTCACCAACAGACATGTCACCCACAGACATGTCACCTACAGACATGTCACCCACAGACATGTCACCTACAGACATGTCACCCACAGACATGTCACCTACAGATATGTTACCAACAGACATGTCACCTACAGACATGTCAGCTACAGACATTTTACACACAGATATGTTACCTACAGACATGTCACCCACAGACCTGTCACCTACAGACATGTCACCCACAGACCGGTCACCTACAGACATGTCACCTACAGACATGTCACCTACAGACATGCCACCTACAGACATGTCACCCACagacatgtcacctacatacatgtcACCTACAGACATGTCACCCACAGACATGTTACCCTCAGACATGTCACGAACAGGCATGTCACCTACAGGCATGTCACGAACAGGCATGTCACCTACAGGCATGTCACGAACAGGCATGTCACCTACAGGCATGTCACGAACAGGCATGTCACCTACAGACATGTCACCTACACACAATGTCACCTACAGGCAT caaaatatactgAAGCTTCTCAATCCCTCCCAGAATTCATTACGGTCATCTGTCAACGGATCACAAATGTACCCCAAATCATGA
- the LOC117328424 gene encoding loricrin-like has product MCSGGLSGGDDDNSMCSGGLSGGDDDTSMCSGGLSGGDDDTSMCSGGLSGGDDNTSMCSGGLSGGDDNTSMCSGGLSGGDDNNSMCSGGLSGGDDDTSMCSGGLSGGDDDTSMCSGGLSGGDDNNSMCSGGLSGGDDDTSMCSGGLSGGDDNNSMCSGGLSGGDDDTSMCSGGLSGGDDDTSMCSGGLSGGDDDTSMCSGGLSGGDDDTSMCSGGLSGGDDNNSMCSGGLSGGDDDTSMCSGGLSGGDDDNSMCSGGLSGGDDDTSMCSGGLSGGDDNNSMCSGGLSGDDDNTSMCSGGLSGD; this is encoded by the coding sequence ATGTGTAGTGGAGGACTAAGTGGGGGTGATGATGACAATTCCATGTGTAGTGGAGGACTAAGTGGGGGTGATGATGACACGTCCATGTGTAGTGGAGGACTAAGTGGGGGTGATGATGACACGTCCATGTGTAGTGGAGGACTAAGTGGGGGTGATGATAACACTTCCATGTGTAGTGGAGGACTAAGTGGGGGTGATGATAACACGTCCATGTGTAGTGGAGGACTAAGTGGGGGTGATGATAACAATTCCATGTGTAGTGGAGGACTAAGTGGGGGTGATGATGACACGTCCATGTGTAGTGGAGGACTAAGTGGGGGTGATGATGACACGTCCATGTGTAGTGGAGGACTAAGTGGGGGTGATGATAACAATTCCATGTGTAGTGGAGGACTAAGTGGGGGTGATGATGACACGTCCATGTGTAGTGGAGGACTAAGTGGGGGTGATGATAACAATTCCATGTGTAGTGGAGGACTAAGTGGGGGTGATGATGACACGTCCATGTGTAGTGGAGGACTAAGTGGGGGTGATGATGACACGTCCATGTGTAGTGGAGGACTAAGTGGGGGTGATGATGACACGTCCATGTGTAGTGGAGGACTAAGTGGGGGTGATGATGACACGTCCATGTGTAGTGGAGGACTAAGTGGGGGTGATGATAACAATTCCATGTGTAGTGGAGGACTAAGTGGGGGTGATGATGACACGTCCATGTGTAGTGGAGGACTAAGTGGGGGTGATGATGACAATTCCATGTGTAGTGGAGGACTAAGTGGGGGTGATGATGACACGTCCATGTGTAGTGGAGGACTAAGTGGGGGTGATGATAACAATTCCATGTGTAGTGGAGGACTAAGTGGGGATGATGATAACACTTCCATGTGTAGTGGAGGACTAAGTGGGGATTAA
- the LOC117328425 gene encoding loricrin-like, with the protein MCSGGLSGGDDDTSMCSGGLSGGDDDTSMCSGGLSGDDDNTSMCSGGLSGGDDDTSMCSGGLSGGDDDKSMCSGGLSGGDDDTSMCSGGLSGDDDNTSMCSGGLSGGDDDTSMCSGGLSGGDDDTSMCSGGLSGGDDDTSMCSGGLSGDDDDTSMCSGGLSGDDDNTSMCSGGLSGGDEDTSMCSGGLR; encoded by the coding sequence ATGTGTAGTGGAGGACTAAGTGGGGGTGACGATGACACGTCCATGTGTAGTGGAGGACTAAGTGGGGGTGACGATGACACGTCCATGTGTAGTGGAGGACTAAGTGGGGATGATGATAACACTTCCATGTGTAGTGGAGGACTAAGTGGGGGTGATGATGACACGTCCATGTGTAGTGGAGGACTAAGTGGGGGTGATGATGACAAGTCCATGTGTAGTGGAGGACTAAGTGGGGGTGATGATGACACGTCCATGTGTAGTGGAGGACTAAGTGGGGATGATGATAACACTTCCATGTGTAGTGGAGGACTAAGTGGGGGTGATGATGACACGTCCATGTGTAGTGGAGGACTAAGTGGGGGTGATGATGACACGTCCATGTGTAGTGGAGGACTAAGTGGGGGTGATGATGACACGTCCATGTGTAGTGGAGGACTAAGTGGGGATGATGATGACACGTCCATGTGTAGTGGAGGACTAAGTGGGGATGATGATAACACTTCCATGTGTAGTGGAGGACTAAGTGGGGGTGACGAAGACACGTCCATGTGTAGTGGAGGactaaggtag